CGTCCGAACACCAAGACGTTTTTCATGGAGACGCCCTCCAACCCAACGCTGGAAGTGATCGACATCGCCGCGGTCGCCAAGATCGCGCACGAGGCTGGCGCGACGGTGACCGTGGACAATGTCTTTTCCACTCCGCTGTGGCAGAGCCCGCTCGCGCTTGGCGCCGATTGCGTCGTCTATTCCACGACCAAACATATCGATGGTCAGGGCCGCTGCCTTGGCGGCGTGGTGCTCGGCTCCAACAAATTCATTCAGGACAACATCCACAACTTGCACCGCCAGACCGGGCCCTCGATGTCGCCCTTCAATGCCTGGGTGATGCTGAAGGGCCTTGAGACGTTGGCTGTGCGCGTGCGCCGGCAGACCGATTCCGCCGCGGCTGTCGCCGTCGCCCTGCACAATCATCCCAAGATTTCCCGGCTGATCTATCCCGGCCGGCCCGACCATCCGCAGGCCGAGATCATCCAGCGGCAGATGAAAGGCGGCTCGACGCTGGTCGCCTTCGAGGTCAAAGGCGGCAAGGATGCGGCCTTCCGCGTACAGGACGCGCTGCAGCTCGTGCGCATCTCCAACAATCTCGGTGATGCCAAGAGCCTGATCACCCATCCGGCCACGACGACGCATCAGCGCATCACGCCGCAGGCGCGCGCCGATCTCG
The genomic region above belongs to Pseudorhodoplanes sinuspersici and contains:
- a CDS encoding O-succinylhomoserine sulfhydrylase codes for the protein MTQRKYRPETRLVQSSILRSQFGETSEALFLTQGYVYENSAQAEARFKGESPGFQYSRFGNPTVRMFEQRMADFEGAEDARATATGMAAVTLALMGQVRAGDHIVSSRALFGSCLYVVEELLPRFGVTSTLVDGTDLNQWKNAVRPNTKTFFMETPSNPTLEVIDIAAVAKIAHEAGATVTVDNVFSTPLWQSPLALGADCVVYSTTKHIDGQGRCLGGVVLGSNKFIQDNIHNLHRQTGPSMSPFNAWVMLKGLETLAVRVRRQTDSAAAVAVALHNHPKISRLIYPGRPDHPQAEIIQRQMKGGSTLVAFEVKGGKDAAFRVQDALQLVRISNNLGDAKSLITHPATTTHQRITPQARADLGISDGFLRLSVGLEHPDDIMEDLLAALDKA